One stretch of Croceibacterium atlanticum DNA includes these proteins:
- a CDS encoding glycosyltransferase family 4 protein, which translates to MKIAQIAPIAESVPPRLYGGTERIVSYLTEELVRQGHDVTLFASGDSTTAAELVPITETALRLNPLIVDAIPHHMILLDEVARRAHEFDVLHFHIDLLHAPLTRSFANKTLTTLHGRLDLPDLQPFYRRFSDMPLVSISDHQRQPMPPVNWAGTVYHGLPRDLLPATLEAKGDYLAFLGRISPEKRPDRAIEIAARSGMPLRIAAKVDKADQTYWDEMIAPMIAANPNVEFIGEIDEHQKAEFLGKARALLFPIDWPEPFGLVMIEAMACGTPVIAFRCGSVPEVIDEGVSGYIVTDVDEAVQAVQRLNALDRAAVRTAFEARFSVERMAQDYVKIYKSLHRGYLDGLDVDRLVEADPTLESEA; encoded by the coding sequence ATGAAGATTGCCCAGATTGCTCCGATCGCGGAAAGCGTACCGCCGCGCCTTTATGGAGGCACGGAAAGGATTGTTTCCTACCTGACCGAAGAACTGGTCCGCCAGGGCCATGATGTAACGCTATTCGCCAGCGGGGACTCAACGACCGCAGCGGAACTGGTTCCGATTACGGAGACCGCGCTCCGCCTCAATCCGTTGATTGTCGATGCCATTCCTCATCACATGATCCTGCTTGATGAGGTTGCGAGGCGGGCCCACGAGTTCGATGTTCTCCACTTCCATATCGACCTGTTGCATGCGCCGTTGACCCGCAGTTTTGCGAACAAGACGCTGACGACCCTTCACGGTCGTTTGGATCTTCCCGATCTTCAGCCCTTCTATCGCCGCTTCTCGGATATGCCGTTGGTGTCCATCTCGGACCACCAGCGTCAACCGATGCCGCCCGTCAACTGGGCGGGCACCGTCTACCACGGGCTTCCGCGCGATCTCTTGCCGGCCACACTGGAAGCGAAGGGAGACTATCTTGCCTTTCTCGGTCGCATTTCTCCTGAAAAGCGCCCCGACAGGGCAATTGAGATCGCTGCTCGTTCCGGCATGCCGCTCAGGATCGCCGCCAAGGTGGACAAGGCCGATCAGACATACTGGGATGAAATGATCGCTCCGATGATCGCGGCCAATCCCAATGTCGAATTCATCGGGGAGATCGACGAACATCAGAAGGCGGAATTTCTGGGCAAGGCCCGTGCACTTCTGTTTCCAATCGACTGGCCCGAACCTTTTGGCCTGGTGATGATCGAGGCGATGGCCTGCGGTACGCCCGTCATCGCCTTTCGTTGCGGTTCCGTACCGGAAGTGATCGACGAAGGGGTTTCAGGTTACATTGTCACCGATGTGGACGAGGCGGTCCAGGCCGTGCAGCGGCTTAACGCGCTGGACCGTGCGGCCGTGCGAACGGCATTTGAAGCACGTTTCTCGGTCGAACGGATGGCCCAAGACTATGTGAAAATCTACAAGTCACTGCACAGAGGATATCTGGATGGCCTGGATGTCGACAGGTTAGTTGAAGCAGATCCGACACTCGAAAGTGAAGCCTGA
- a CDS encoding amylo-alpha-1,6-glucosidase: MDMAVAGSDSARATEPNGIAKAPTQFFVPATASLHERRPRTLKHGDTFAVFDHSGDAISGHGSPEGLYHRDTRHLSHFYLTLMGGVRPILLSSALRDDNATLTCDLTNPDIHDEGGECVMRNDLVHIRRTRFLWNGVAYERLSLFNYDDQPHRLSVEIGYAADFADLFEVRGTVRPKRGERCSPVFGDDHVVLSYIGRDNLTRHTTLRFSPQPQVISHDQAVFSFELGAGERQSILIEVHCGEADLNQDLRTSFIHSFRAARRALRASSSRAAAVASSNEIFNQALRRCVADIYMLVTDTEHGPYPYAGIPWFSTIFGRDALITALETLWIDPEIARGVLSYLAAKQAKEFDAAADAEPGKILHEVRRGEMAELGEVPFRHYYGSIDSTPLFVILAGAYLQRTDDVEFARAIWPNVEAALRWIQDHGDRDGDGYVEYGRHTQEGLANQGWKDSYDSVFHADGRLAAGPIALAEVQAYVYGAWEAGAAMLDRLGNAKEAQSLKMRAEALRERFDRDFYDEDLRTYVIALDGEKRPCRVRSSNAGHVLFTGLAKPERAAAVVETLMSPSSFSGWGIRTIATTEARYNPMSYHNGSIWPHDNALIAAGFSRYGFRLEASMIFEALMGASTYVDLRRLPELFCGFPRRPVQGPTFYPVACIPQAWSAAAPLFLIQASLGLSFDAKAEHIIFSEPVLPNFLDELHIRHVRAGDGHADIMLRRSGEKVLVDVLDRTGDVRVLSMV, translated from the coding sequence ATGGATATGGCCGTAGCTGGTTCAGATTCTGCCCGGGCGACAGAGCCCAATGGCATCGCGAAAGCACCAACCCAGTTCTTCGTTCCGGCAACTGCCTCGTTGCATGAACGAAGACCGCGTACGCTCAAGCACGGCGACACGTTCGCGGTGTTCGATCACAGTGGCGATGCCATCAGCGGCCATGGAAGTCCGGAAGGGCTGTATCACCGGGATACACGCCATCTCTCGCATTTCTATCTGACACTCATGGGCGGAGTGCGGCCGATTCTTCTCAGTTCCGCATTGAGAGACGACAATGCGACGTTGACCTGTGATCTCACGAATCCGGATATCCACGATGAGGGCGGCGAATGCGTCATGCGGAATGACCTCGTCCACATCCGCAGGACGCGCTTCCTCTGGAACGGCGTCGCATATGAACGGCTGTCACTCTTCAACTACGACGATCAGCCGCATCGATTGTCAGTGGAGATCGGTTACGCCGCTGATTTCGCCGATCTGTTCGAGGTGCGCGGCACGGTTCGCCCAAAGCGCGGAGAGCGATGCTCTCCGGTGTTCGGTGATGACCATGTGGTGCTGAGCTATATTGGCCGCGACAATCTGACGCGTCATACCACTCTGAGGTTTTCACCGCAGCCACAGGTTATCAGCCACGATCAGGCTGTCTTCTCATTCGAATTGGGGGCAGGCGAGCGGCAATCCATTCTTATTGAGGTGCATTGCGGGGAAGCGGATCTGAACCAGGATCTGCGTACCTCTTTCATACACTCGTTCCGGGCTGCAAGGAGGGCGTTGCGCGCATCTTCCTCGCGGGCTGCCGCAGTCGCATCATCCAATGAGATTTTCAATCAGGCGCTTCGCCGCTGTGTGGCGGACATCTACATGCTTGTCACAGACACGGAGCATGGCCCCTATCCATACGCCGGCATTCCCTGGTTCAGCACGATCTTCGGGCGCGACGCGCTTATTACAGCGTTGGAAACGCTGTGGATCGATCCGGAGATCGCTCGCGGTGTTCTGTCCTATCTCGCGGCGAAACAGGCAAAGGAATTCGATGCGGCCGCCGATGCAGAACCTGGCAAGATCCTCCATGAGGTTCGCCGCGGTGAAATGGCGGAATTGGGAGAAGTGCCGTTCCGCCACTACTACGGCAGCATCGATTCCACCCCCCTCTTTGTCATCCTGGCCGGCGCATACCTTCAGCGTACAGATGACGTCGAATTCGCCCGAGCTATCTGGCCGAATGTCGAAGCCGCCCTGCGTTGGATCCAGGACCATGGCGACCGGGATGGCGACGGCTATGTCGAATATGGCCGACACACGCAGGAAGGGCTGGCCAACCAGGGCTGGAAAGACAGTTACGACTCTGTTTTCCATGCAGATGGTCGCCTGGCAGCTGGACCGATCGCGCTCGCTGAAGTGCAAGCCTATGTCTATGGAGCGTGGGAAGCCGGGGCCGCGATGCTTGATCGACTGGGTAACGCCAAGGAGGCCCAGTCGCTGAAAATGCGGGCCGAGGCGTTACGCGAGCGGTTCGACCGCGACTTCTATGACGAGGATCTCCGTACATACGTTATTGCACTGGATGGAGAGAAACGGCCCTGCCGGGTTCGTTCGTCCAATGCAGGACACGTTCTCTTTACCGGGCTTGCCAAGCCCGAGCGCGCCGCTGCCGTCGTCGAGACGTTGATGTCGCCTTCCAGTTTTTCCGGCTGGGGCATTCGTACGATTGCCACCACCGAAGCCCGATACAATCCCATGAGTTATCATAATGGTTCGATCTGGCCACATGACAACGCGTTGATTGCGGCGGGCTTCTCCCGTTATGGATTCCGGCTGGAGGCTTCGATGATTTTCGAGGCCTTGATGGGCGCTTCAACTTATGTCGACCTCCGCCGTCTTCCGGAGTTGTTCTGCGGCTTCCCCCGTCGTCCGGTACAGGGTCCGACCTTTTATCCGGTGGCCTGCATTCCGCAGGCATGGTCCGCGGCCGCACCGCTCTTCCTGATTCAAGCGAGTCTCGGCCTCAGTTTCGATGCGAAGGCCGAACACATCATTTTCAGCGAACCTGTTTTGCCGAACTTTCTGGATGAACTCCACATTCGCCACGTTCGCGCCGGCGATGGACATGCCGACATCATGTTGAGGCGCTCGGGGGAGAAGGTTCTGGTCGATGTTCTGGATCGTACGGGCGACGTGCGAGTTCTGTCGATGGTCTGA